A segment of the Synechococcus sp. CBW1002 genome:
CGGGATCGAGCAGCTCCAGCTTGTTGAGCACCACCAGCCGCGGCCGTTCCGACAGGCCGTGGCCATAGGCCTTGAGCTCTTCCTCCACCACGGCCAGATCCCGCTCCACATCAGGAGCACCGACATCGACCAGATGGAGGAGCAGGCGGGTGCGCTCGATGTGGCGCAGAAAATCGTGACCCAGGCCCGCCCCCTGGGCTGCGCCGGCAATCAGGCCGGGGATGTCAGCAAAGACTGTGCCATCACCGGTGGGGCGGCGCACCACACCCAGATTGGGCACCAGGGTGGTGAAGGGGTAATCGGCGATTTTGGGCCGGGCTGCGGACAGCACCGAAATCAGAGTGCTCTTGCCGGCATTGGGCAAGCCGATGATGCCCACTTCCGCCAGCAGCTTGAGCTCGAGCTGCAGCGGCCAATGCTCCCCCTCCTTGCCTTCGGTGAACTTCTCGGGGGCCCGGTTGCGGTTGCTGAGGTAGTGCGCGTTGCCGAGGCCACCGCGGCCACCGGCGGCCACCAACAACTCGTCGCCGGGTTCGGTGAGATCACCCAGCAGGATGCCGGTGCGCAGGTGACGCACTTCGGTGCCACAGGGCACCTTGATCACCAACGGCGATCCACTGGCGCCGGTGGAACGGTTGGGCCCACCACGGCGGCCGTCATCGGCGGCGAACAGCCGCTTGTATTTGAAGTCGAGCAGGGTCTGGAGGTTGCTGTCCGCCACCAGCAGCACATGGCCGCCACGGCCACCGTCGCCTCCGGATGGCCCACCAGCCGGCACATACTTTTCACGGCGGAAGGCCACGATGCCGTCGCCACCGCGCCCGCCCTGAACGGCAATGCGGGCCTGATCAATGAATTGCAAGGGGGACGGGCAAGGCGAACGACGCTGCCGGAACTCCGCAACCGGGACCTCCGCGATCGACAACCCTAGGATCGCCGGGTCGCAGGGCTGGTTTGGCCGAGGTTCGATTCCAGCAGGTCAGCAAGACCTATCCGCCGCGGCGCGGAAGTGAGCCCGTCTCTGTGCTGCGCCAGCTGGACCTGGCCATCGCCGACGGTGAATTCCTGGTGCTGGTGGGCCCCTCCGGCTGCGGCAAAAGCACCCTGTTGCGGCTGCTGGCGGGCCTGGAGACCCCCAGCGGTGGCGAGATCTATGTGGGCGGCAATCCGGTGAGCCGGCTGCGGCCCGGCCAGCGTGACGTGGCCATGGTGTTCCAGAGCTACGCCCTCTATCCCCACCTGAGCGTGGCGGACAACATCGGCTTCGGTCTGCGGCGCAGCCGCCCCCGCAGCGCGCCCCAGCAACTGCAGGACGCCCTGCACCGGGCCAGTCGCCAGCTGCCGCCCCTGCTGCGGGTGCCCTCCGAGCGCGAGGAGCGGATCGAACGGCGCATCGCCGAGGTGGCCGAGACCCTGGAGCTGGAGCCGCTGCTGCAGCGTCGTCCCAAGGAGCTATCGGGCGGCCAGAAGCAGCGGGTGGCCCTGGGGCGGGCGATTGCACGCTCGCCGGCGGTGTTCCTGATGGATGAACCGCTCAGCAATCTCGACGCCAAACTGCGCACCGGCACCCGCGCCCAGATCGTCGAGCTGCAGCGACGCCTTGGCACCACCACCCTCTATGTGACCCACGATCAGGTGGAGGCGATGACCATGGGCCACCGCATCGCCGTGCTCAACGCCGGCCGGCTGCAACAGCTGGGCACGCCGATGGAGCTCTACCAGTGGCCCTCCAATCTGTTTGTGGCCCAGTTCATCGGCAGCCCGCCGATGAATCTGCTGCCGGTGATCGCCCTGGGCGGGGATCAGGTGCAACTGGGCTCACGCCGCTTTCTGGTGGAGGGGCCGGTCACCCAGGCCCTGGCCGCCCATGCCGAGAGCGCCTCAGCCAGCAGCCTGACCGCTGGACTGAGGCCGGAACATCTACGGCTGGCCCCCGCCACCAACCGCAACCTGCCGGCCGAGGTGACCCATCTCGAGGCGCTCGGCAACGAGCAACTGATCAGTTGCCGGTTGCAGGAGACCAGCCATCTGGTGCTGTTGCGGGCCGATCCCTCACAGCACCTGGCTCCGGGCCAGACCATCCACCTGGAGGTGGAGCCGACCGGCTGGCGGTTCTTCGATGCCTCCGGCGAGGCCCTGCCCATGCCCCTGCCGGTCCCCATGGACCACGAGCCGAAGCTTCCAGACGTCGGACGGATCTGATGGCTCCAGCCTGATCACCCAAGCCCGATCACCGGGGCCAGATCACCGTGCAGCCCTGGCCGCCGTCACCCTGCTCCGCGTCGCCCACCCGCTCCACGTAGGGCACACCGGCCAGCCACTCGCGCAGCCCTCGTTTGAGCCGGCCTGTTCCGATGCCGTGGATCACCCACACCGGGCCATTGGCACCGCGCAGGTGTTCCTCCACCGCCGCCTCGGCTTCATGGACGCGCATCCCCCGCACGTCCACGGTGTTGCCCTCGGTGCGCACATCCGGCCCGCGGCTGGCGGGCGAGCGGCGGCTGCGGATCTGCACCACGGCAGCGGCAGGCTCCGGCAGGGTGGGTTTCTCGCCATGCAACCCCTCGATCGCCGTCAGATCGACGGTGAGCCGCAGCACACCGCAGCGCACGTTGAGTTCGCGGCCATCGCCTGAGATGGCCAGCACTTCGGCGGCCTTGCCCAGGGCCAGGAGCCGCACCCGATCGCCCACCATGGGCTGCCAGCCGCGATGGTCACGCCGCTCGGGCTGGGGCCGGTGCTGCCGCTCCAGGGTCTTGAGCCGCTGCCCCGCCTGGCGGGCCGTTTCCCCCAGGCTGGCCGCAGAACCACCGCCATCGCGGGCCGCCCCCTGCCGCAGCCGGCGAATGATGCGGCGCACCTCCTTCTGGCCGTCGCGAATCGAGTGCTCCAGCTCCAGCCGCCGCCGCTCCTGCAGCTCGGCGGTCTGCTCCTTCTGCTGCTGCCAGCGCAGCAGCAGCTCCTCATGCAGCAGCTCGGTGCGGGCCAGCAGGGCCGCCGCCTCTTCCGCCGCCAGCTGCTGACGCTGGCGCTCATCCTCGAGACCTTCGATCACCCGGTTCACCTCGCCTTCACCGGCCGGCTCGAGCTGGGCCGCCGCCGCCTGCACCACCGCAGGCTCCAGACCCAGACGGGTGGCGATCGCCAGGGCATTGCTGCGCCCCGGGATGCCCCATTGCAGCCGGTAGGTGGGCGAGAGGGTCTCCACGTCGAAGGCCACCGAGGCGTTCTCGAAGCGCGGATCGCCGTATTTGAGGGCCTTGAGCTCACCGAAGTGGGTGGTGGCGATCGTGAGCCGGGCCCGATCCGCCAGATGCTTGAGCAGCGCCGCCGCCAGGGCCGACCCCTCCTGCGGATCGGTGCCGGCCCCCACCTCATCGAGCAACACCAGCGAAGCGCCCGCATCCTCGGGGCCGAGGGCCGCGAGGATGCGGGCGATACGGCGGATGTGGCCACTGAAGGTGGAGAGGCTCTGCTGCAGCGACTGCTCATCGCCGATGTCGGCCAGCACCTGGGCGCACCAGGGAAACCGGGGAGTGCCGGAGCAGGGCAGAAACAGACCGGCTCGCGCCATCAGGGCCGCCAGCCCCACGCTTTTGAGCGTCACCGTTTTGCCGCCGGTGTTGGGGCCGGTGATCGCCACGACGCGCAGGTCGTTGCCCACGGTGAGGCTCACCGGCACCACCGGCGCGCCAGCCTCGCGCCGCTCCTGCCAGAGCAGCAGGGGGTGGCGCAGCTCACGCAGCTCGAAGGCCGCTTCTGGATCCTCGAGCAGCTGGGGCCGCACCGCCCCGAGCCAGGCGCCATATCGGGCGCGGGCCAGGGCGGCATCCAGCTGGACGAGCACCGCCTGGAGGTGCTGCAACGCCGCAGCTTCCTCGGCCACCGCTGCGCTGAGCTGCCGCAACACCTCCCGCTCCAGGTCCCGTTCCTGACCCTCCAGCTCGCGGATGCGGTTGCCGAGGGCCACCACGGCCTGGGGTTCCAGGAACACCGTCTGACCCGAGGCGGAGCTGTCATGCACCAGGCCGGGCAACTGGCTGGCCGCACCGGCCTTCACGGCCAGCACGGGCCGACCGTTGCGCTCGCTGATCACCGTGTCCTGCAGGAGAGCGGCATGGCGCCGCAGCAGATCCTGAAGTCGCTCGCGCCGCTCGCCACGCACTCCCTGCAGCTGGCGTCGCAGACCGGTCAGGGGGGGACTGGCCCGATCCGCCACCCGGCCACCCTCCTCCAGGCAGAAATGCAGGCGCTGCTCCAGCTCGGGCAGGGTGCGCAGCCCCGCCACCAGAGCCGAGCTGGTGGGCCGCAGCTCCGGATCCTCGATCTGCCGCCGCAGGCGCCTGGCCGCCGCCAGGGTGGAGGCCACCAGCAGCAGGGATTCGCCATCGGCGGTGCCCTCCTTGGCGCAGAGCAGCACGGTGGCGGCGATGTCACCAACCCCCTGAAAACTGAGCC
Coding sequences within it:
- the cgtA gene encoding Obg family GTPase CgtA, with the protein product MQFIDQARIAVQGGRGGDGIVAFRREKYVPAGGPSGGDGGRGGHVLLVADSNLQTLLDFKYKRLFAADDGRRGGPNRSTGASGSPLVIKVPCGTEVRHLRTGILLGDLTEPGDELLVAAGGRGGLGNAHYLSNRNRAPEKFTEGKEGEHWPLQLELKLLAEVGIIGLPNAGKSTLISVLSAARPKIADYPFTTLVPNLGVVRRPTGDGTVFADIPGLIAGAAQGAGLGHDFLRHIERTRLLLHLVDVGAPDVERDLAVVEEELKAYGHGLSERPRLVVLNKLELLDPEELEALRLRIEARLGQPVLTISAAMAQGLEPLKQAVWQALGVG
- a CDS encoding ABC transporter ATP-binding protein, translated to MAEVRFQQVSKTYPPRRGSEPVSVLRQLDLAIADGEFLVLVGPSGCGKSTLLRLLAGLETPSGGEIYVGGNPVSRLRPGQRDVAMVFQSYALYPHLSVADNIGFGLRRSRPRSAPQQLQDALHRASRQLPPLLRVPSEREERIERRIAEVAETLELEPLLQRRPKELSGGQKQRVALGRAIARSPAVFLMDEPLSNLDAKLRTGTRAQIVELQRRLGTTTLYVTHDQVEAMTMGHRIAVLNAGRLQQLGTPMELYQWPSNLFVAQFIGSPPMNLLPVIALGGDQVQLGSRRFLVEGPVTQALAAHAESASASSLTAGLRPEHLRLAPATNRNLPAEVTHLEALGNEQLISCRLQETSHLVLLRADPSQHLAPGQTIHLEVEPTGWRFFDASGEALPMPLPVPMDHEPKLPDVGRI
- a CDS encoding endonuclease MutS2, encoding MQSPSAPQSAVQHDTLELLEWPRLAGHVASFASTAAGRSHCLDLPLAPSCAASQSLLAETTELLGLDGLVEGGLSFQGVGDIAATVLLCAKEGTADGESLLLVASTLAAARRLRRQIEDPELRPTSSALVAGLRTLPELEQRLHFCLEEGGRVADRASPPLTGLRRQLQGVRGERRERLQDLLRRHAALLQDTVISERNGRPVLAVKAGAASQLPGLVHDSSASGQTVFLEPQAVVALGNRIRELEGQERDLEREVLRQLSAAVAEEAAALQHLQAVLVQLDAALARARYGAWLGAVRPQLLEDPEAAFELRELRHPLLLWQERREAGAPVVPVSLTVGNDLRVVAITGPNTGGKTVTLKSVGLAALMARAGLFLPCSGTPRFPWCAQVLADIGDEQSLQQSLSTFSGHIRRIARILAALGPEDAGASLVLLDEVGAGTDPQEGSALAAALLKHLADRARLTIATTHFGELKALKYGDPRFENASVAFDVETLSPTYRLQWGIPGRSNALAIATRLGLEPAVVQAAAAQLEPAGEGEVNRVIEGLEDERQRQQLAAEEAAALLARTELLHEELLLRWQQQKEQTAELQERRRLELEHSIRDGQKEVRRIIRRLRQGAARDGGGSAASLGETARQAGQRLKTLERQHRPQPERRDHRGWQPMVGDRVRLLALGKAAEVLAISGDGRELNVRCGVLRLTVDLTAIEGLHGEKPTLPEPAAAVVQIRSRRSPASRGPDVRTEGNTVDVRGMRVHEAEAAVEEHLRGANGPVWVIHGIGTGRLKRGLREWLAGVPYVERVGDAEQGDGGQGCTVIWPR